Within the Natranaeroarchaeum sulfidigenes genome, the region AGCGCCGCGCCGACGAGCATCGACCAGGCCTCCATCGTCTCGATCCGCAGCCCGCTGTCAAGTGCCCGTGTCAGGACCGATCCCAGCGCGAACGACGCCGCAGCCAGGAAGACGAGGAACTTTGCGGTCGTCCCGCTACCGGTCAAGTTTCCGGGGTCGGGAGCGGCAAGAACGACTACCCCGAGTAGGCCGACAAGCAGTCCCAGTACACCGATCAGTGTCAGTCGTTCCGAGGGGAGAAAGACGCGGGCAAAGACTGTCGTCAGGACGGGCGAGAGCCCGACGATGACGGCGGCAATGGCGCTGGTCACCGCGGGGTCGCTCTCGCCGATGAAGAGAAAGGCGTGATAGCCAGCGATAATCAGTGTCGCGCCGATGGCGACGTCGGCCCACTCGCGCCGACCGCGGGGAATTGGATCGTCGACGGTGTAGACGGCGTATCCCAGCATGACGACGCCAGCCACGTCAAACCGGAGCGCGGCAAAGAGGACGGGCGGGAAGTACGCCAGCCCCGCGTTGATCGCCATAAACGCGGACCCCCAGATTGCGGCGAGGGCGAGAAACAACAGGGTGGTGCGGTATCGGCTCACAGCAAAGCTGGTTGCTGTGGTGGTCAAAAGCTTGCGAAACCGATCAGTTCAGTACCCCGAAAGCGGCTCTTCCACGTCGAGCCACTCGGCGCTTCGCTCCCAGAGCCGCTGTGCGCCATCCCGGTTTCTCGCTGCACTCGATGGCGTCGTGACGTCCCGCCCTGAAAAATATCGCCCGGACGTCCCGTCGAGACGGGGCGACACAGCGAGATTGACCAGCGCCGCTGCGCCGTCCTCGACAGACGTGATCCCCGGTACTGCGTCGAGCTTTGCGAACAGATCCGGTAGTGGGCCGGGGAGAAACCTGCTGAAGCCGCTGCCCGGGATCGCACCCGGATGGAAGCTATTGGCGGTCACGTCGTG harbors:
- a CDS encoding DMT family transporter produces the protein MSRYRTTLLFLALAAIWGSAFMAINAGLAYFPPVLFAALRFDVAGVVMLGYAVYTVDDPIPRGRREWADVAIGATLIIAGYHAFLFIGESDPAVTSAIAAVIVGLSPVLTTVFARVFLPSERLTLIGVLGLLVGLLGVVVLAAPDPGNLTGSGTTAKFLVFLAAASFALGSVLTRALDSGLRIETMEAWSMLVGAALTHLIAVALGESMGAIVWTTEAVLALGYLAIVASGLGFLIYFDLLDRLGPIEINLVSYVAPVFAALSGWLVLDEGLTLTTIGGFLLICAGFAIVKRVAIRDALPK